A stretch of Fusarium poae strain DAOMC 252244 chromosome 2, whole genome shotgun sequence DNA encodes these proteins:
- a CDS encoding hypothetical protein (TransMembrane:4 (n6-17c22/23o46-69i81-98o110-133i474-494o)), with product MATYKLTPALMAGSLLLGLVLALGHHFYYDHLDGRIVQSQNQQQWFLRLGTGLAFLVRAFLSAAVGIAYTQILWRTLRSKPVTVGGVNSLFGVVHNAWDFVTLELWTAAPALAVVAIIAWALPLVAVIAPATLTVKVSSEPNITVLEAPIPIPDYSTLETFGKWTGINGGGSLIPSTYVSRLLLSVVSLGSILTFPAPFPNSSYALDFYGPTLSCGIPRNKTFSEEVGKMILNSTWSADPYAFVGFVPSSTSGSNYITNGIDEEYALNGLATAVNSSLVAKAAFLDQTGGNTSAAKFYVAVPNELSPRANKSIECQLYNSSFALNFTFNNGQQNVRYKTKKINPVASFDTKICRDMDPDYCSATHAYISIMATVGQFLIGTLTRSHYGSLFSTQTQIRSSVLMDTKEMQALNQDTPESMIGNISMSDALEDLFTNVTISLFSNTRLLQNSTAASRGPITYSSAQNAFQYEPRNLFIAYGTGLLLSSVIVIFGLLCIKSASASYETCFSTILRTTRNPDLDTIVPAAETTGAEPLSKQLSNVRLVLRRQGGGLESSDGEKVTYFAVESKSDVVNKEQSNSPAESLLQQNKAIVHTHTSAQGSTVGNENESPFLTSTNDEVSPVSNGIERASPWERNEGRNIEMSNYREEVRRD from the exons ATGGCGACTTACAAGTTGACTCCTGCTCTCATGGCAGGTAGCCTACTCTTGGGACTAGTACTTGCCCTAGGCCATCACTTCTACTACGATCATCTCGATGGAAGAATCGTCCAGAGTCAGAACCAGCAACAGTGGTTCTTACGTCTAGGCACAGGACTGGCATTCTTAGTAAGAGCCTTTTTATCTGCAGCCGTGGGTATAGCCTATACGCAGATATTATGGAGAACTCTAAGATCAAAACCTGTCACTGTTGGTGGAGTTAACTCGCTTTTCGGCGTTGTGCATAATGCCTGGGACTTTGTCACTTTGGAACTTTGGACTGCTGCACCTGCACTAGCCGTGGTGGCTATTATTGCATG GGCTCTTCCGCTTGTCGCAGTTATCGCTCCGGCTACACTGACTGTCAAAGTCTCGTCAGAACCAAACATCACAGTCCTTGAGGCCCCCATACCAATTCCAGATTATAGCACCTTGGAAACCTTTGGCAAGTGGACAGGTATCAACGGAGGAGGCAGTCTGATTCCCTCAACCTATGTCTCCAGACTACTGTTATCAGTTGTGTCTCTGGGCTCAATCCTGACCTTTCCTGCACCCTTTCCTAATTCTTCATATGCACTTGACTTTTATGGTCCAACACTATCATGCGGCATCCCTAGAAACAAGACATTCTCAGAGGAAGTTGGAAAGATGATTTTGAATAGCACCTGGAGTGCAGATCCATACGCCTTTGTCGGGTTCGTGCCGTCGTCTACGAGTGGTAGCAATTATATTACCAACGGAATTGATGAGGAGTATGCTTTGAATGGTCTAGCTACTGCAGTTAACAGCTCTCTAGTGGCAAAAGCTGCGTTTTTGGATCAGACGGGTGGAAACACAAGCGCAGCAAAGTTTTATGTGGCTGTGCCAAATGAATTGTCGCCCCGTGCGAACAAGTCTATCGAATGCCAACTTTACAACTCTTCCTTTGCGCTCAACTTTACGTTCAACAACGGCCAGCAAAATGTTCGttataaaactaaaaagatCAATCCTGTGGCGTCGTTCGATACCAAGATTTGTCGTGACATGGACCCTGATTATTGCAGCGCTACGCACGCTTACATATCCATCATGGCCACCGTCGGTCAGTTCCTTATTGGTACTCTCACCAGGTCTCACTACGGCAGCTTGTTTTCTACTCAGACGCAGATTAGAAGTTCTGTTTTGATGGATACAAAAGAGATGCAAGCTTTGAACCAAGACACGCCCGAGTCTATGATTGGAAATATTTCCATGTCTGACGCGCTGGAGGACCTGTTTACAAACGTTACGATAAGCCTCTTCAGCAATACAAGGCTTCT ACAAAACAGCACTGCCGCATCCCGTGGTCCAATTACATATTCATCTGCCCAAAACGCGTTCCAGTATGAACCTCGAAACCTTTTCATCGCATACGGCACAGGTCTCCTTCTTTCTTCAGTTATTGTTATCTTTGGATTGTTATGTATCAAGTCTGCCTCTGCATCCTACGAGACTTGCTTTTCAACTATCCTTAGAACTACGAGAAACCCTGACCTCGACACTATTGTTCCTGCAGCAGAGACTACAGGAGCAGAACCTCTGTCGAAACAGCTAAGCAATGTTCGTCTTGTGTTAAGAAGACAAGGAGGGGGACTTGAGAGTAGTGATGGTGAAAAGGTCACATACTTCGCCGTGGAATCCAAGTCCGATGTTGTGAATAAGGAACAATCGAATTCTCCGGCAGAGTCTTTGTTACAGCAGAATAAAGCAATCGTCCACACGCATACGAGTGCTCAAGGGTCGACAGTGGGTAATGAGAACGAATCACCGTTTCTTACCTCTACAAACGACGAAGTGTCGCCCGTGAGCAACGGCATTGAACGCGCATCACCGTGGGAAAGGAATGAAGGGCGGAATATCGAAATGTCTAATTACCGGGAGGAAGTAAGGAGGGACTGA
- a CDS encoding hypothetical protein (SECRETED:SignalP(1-17)), with amino-acid sequence MRGFFFLGVALLGAANASVVDFSRHQPREAKHLPRAYRDPVFHEARSFTERADQPSKPQAATGGGSGEEDDQDTVQSPASDSSSSGGGSSGNANKGTSQSNAAAAQPESDSSGSQGGSSGKTSDDDAAADEPQSGTSQSQGGGSGRTSNNDAAAQPDSDTSQSQSGGSGNRNQNSGTSVQPNSDDSSSGDDASGNAASGHSSDSPDQQDDAPEDTEQDPVVSSPSKGNSNGGQQDTAEAAVPTDDAEPEAPARVQAPKQNWAKPQTTQQYPTSQPTQQWPTSQPTQQWPTSQPTTWPTSRPTQTWPTSQPTQTWPTSQPTQSWPTSQPTTWPTSQPTQPTQPTSMPTYPTSLPTLPTSRSTQPTSMPTLPTSMPTQPTSMPTLPTSRPTQPTSMPTLPTTTQSVPTTTQSVPTSIPTLPTTTQSIPTTTKSVPTTTQTIPTTTESVPTTTKSIPTTTSSVPTTTVTTQTVPTTTKSVPTTTTTTQTVPTTTTQSVPTTTVTTQTVPTTTKSVPTTTQSAPSTTVKTETTTKPTKPVTITTTTELTSKPTKTATVTRSRVTTEYTTSTVYTTTVHTVTSCAPYVTNCPHTPYVTTETIIDYTTVCPITETIYPPPMTTEYTTSTVYSTRTYTITECAPWVHDCGYIPYQTTEIIPIYTTVCPIQYEPTPEPQWTTSTVYTTYYRTVTECEPYCPEEPYVTTEIYPIYTTVCPVTEVAPAPTVHYEPYECVSEKLSTSYSASTIYTTKVKTKTDCAWDDDWCDYGYPYTTTETIALSTTLCPEVKTEYVPCPTYHPPPPPVVVTSTSTSTYYTTEYYTITACPDTVPYCDIGHKTYTVYATATTCYTFTYTTTVPETTYTRIVPPPLTASTVTVTTGTDYSSKTSTIYYSTTQTWATSTYSTHSTGTSTWSTGTSTWSTQSVPTYPTSVEQSTSIEKTSSVEQPTSVEQSSTVYAPPTSTEQPTSMYQPPTSVEQPTSVYQQPTSVEQPPSKQEQPTSMPQQPSVNAPQSMQTAPPAVESAGSGSSGSDSSGSDSSGSDSSGSGSSGKDASGSGSSDKDASGSDSPPSH; translated from the coding sequence ATGagaggcttcttcttcctcggcGTCGCTCTTTTGGGCGCGGCGAATGCCAGTGTCGTCGACTTTAGTCGTCACCAGCCACGGGAAGCCAAACATTTACCCCGAGCCTACAGAGACCCAGTGTTCCATGAGGCTCGAAGCTTTACTGAAAGGGCTGACCAGCCTTCCAAGCCACAAGCTGCTACTGGTGGTGGGAGTGGAGAGGAAGATGATCAGGATACAGTTCAATCACCTGCTTctgattcttcttcttcaggtGGTGGCAGCTCAGGCAATGCCAACAAGGGAACATCTCAGAGCAATGCGGCTGCTGCTCAACCGGAGTCTGATTCCTCTGGATCTCAGGGCGGTAGCTCGGGGAAAACCAGTGACgatgatgctgctgctgatgagCCTCAGTCTGGTACTTCCCAATCCCAAGGCGGCGGTTCAGGACGGACTAGCAACAatgatgctgctgctcaaCCTGATTCCGATACTTCCCAGTCTCAGAGTGGTGGCTCAGGCAACAGAAACCAGAATTCTGGTACTTCTGTGCAGCCCAACTCTGATGATTCTTCTTCGGGGGATGACGCTTCTGGCAATGCTGCTTCTGGTCACTCCTCCGACTCTCCGGATCAACAGGATGATGCTCCAGAGGACACTGAGCAAGATCCTGTAGTATCTTCTCCTTCAAAGGGTAACAGCAATGGTGGTCAACAGGATACTGCTGAGGCTGCCGTTCCCACAGATGATGCTGAGCCTGAGGCTCCAGCCCGAGTTCAAGCACCGAAGCAGAATTGGGCAAAGCCTCAGACAACCCAGCAATACCCTACTTCTCAACCAACTCAGCAGTGGCCTACATCCCAGCCTACTCAGCAGTGGCCTACATCTCAACCGACTACCTGGCCTACTTCTCGACCAACTCAAACGTGGCCTACCTCTCAGCCAACTCAAACATGGCCTACTTCACAGCCAACTCAAAGCTGGCCAACATCTCAACCAACTACATGGCCAACTTCACAGCCAACTCAACCTACCCAGCCTACGAGCATGCCCACTTATCCAACTTCTTTGCCCACTCTACCTACCAGCAGATCAACTCAACCAACGTCTATGCCTACTCTACCTACAAGCATGCCCACCCAGCCTACTAGTATGCCCACCCTGCCAACTTCCAGGCCTACGCAGCCTACTAGTATGCCTACTCTACCTACAACGACGCAGTCTGTCCCTACGACTACTCAGTCCGTCCCTACCAGCATCCCAACTCTGCCTACAACTACTCAATCTATCCCTACAACTACCAAGTCGGTACCAACAACTACACAGACTATACCTACGACTACAGAATCTGTACCCACGACCACAAAGTCTATCCCTACAACCACTAGCTCTGTACCAACAACCACTGTGACCACTCAAACTGTACCAACAACCACCAAGTCCGTGCCGACAACAACTACAACCACTCAGACTgtaccaacaacaacaactcaGTCTGTGCCAACAACCACTGTAACCACCCAGACTGTACCGACTACCACCAAATCCGTACCAACGACCACTCAATCTGCACCCAGCACAACTGTCAAGACAGAAACTACAACCAAGCCTACCAAGCCTGTCACTATCACTACTACTACTGAGTTGACATCAAAGCCCACTAAGACTGCTACTGTCACCAGATCTAGGGTGACTACTGAGTATACTACCTCGACTGTATACACAACAACCGTTCACACTGTCACGTCATGTGCTCCCTATGTCACCAATTGTCCTCACACTCCCTATGTAACCACCGAGACTATCATTGACTATACCACTGTTTGCCCCATCACCGAGACTATTTACCCTCCACCAATGACTACTGAGTACACCACTTCAACTGTCTACTCCACTAGAACATACACCATCACTGAGTGTGCTCCTTGGGTTCATGACTGTGGCTACATTCCTTATCAGACAACTGAGATCATTCCGATTTACACTACTGTTTGCCCCATCCAGTATGAGCCGACTCCGGAACCTCAGTGGACTACTTCAACTGTGTACACGACGTATTATCGAACTGTCACAGAATGTGAGCCTTACTGCCCTGAGGAGCCATATGTAACCACAGAAATTTATCCCATCTACACTACTGTCTGTCCTGTCACTGAGGTGGCCCCTGCCCCTACTGTTCATTACGAACCTTATGAATGTGTGAGTGAGAAACTCAGCACCAGCTATTCTGCTTCCACTATCTACACAACCAaggtcaagaccaagactgaTTGTGCTTGGGATGATGACTGGTGTGATTACGGCTACCCTTACACTACAACAGAAACCATCGCTCTCTCCACCACTCTCTGTCCGGAGGTCAAGACGGAATATGTTCCTTGCCCTACGTATCATCCCCCGCCCCCACCTGTTGTGGTCACTTCCACTTCGACTTCTACCTATTATACTACTGAGTATTACACCATCACTGCTTGTCCAGATACAGTGCCCTACTGTGATATTGGCCACAAGACATACACTGTATACGCTACAGCCACAACTTGTTATACTTTTACGTATACTACAACTGTTCCTGAGACTACCTACACCAGGATTGTGCCTCCCCCGTTAACTGCTTCCACCGTTACAGTTACCACAGGGACCGACTACAGTAGCAAGACAAGTACTATCTACTACTCCACAACTCAGACCTGGGCGACATCTACCTACTCGACCCATTCAACTGGAACTTCCACTTGGTCCACTGGAACTTCCACTTGGTCAACTCAATCTGTTCCAACTTATCCTACGTCTGTGGAGCAGTCTACATCCATCGAGAAGACTAGTTCTGTGGAGCAGCCTACGTCAGTTGAACAGTCTTCAACAGTGTATGCGCCGCCCACGTCTACTGAGCAGCCTACATCCATGTATCAGCCCCCGACATCTGTCGAGCAGCCTACATCTGTCTATCAACAGCCCACATCTGTTGAGCAGCCACCTTCGAAGCAGGAACAGCCTACATCCATGCCGCAGCAGCCTTCTGTCAATGCGCCTCAGTCTATGCAAACTGCTCCTCCTGCTGTGGAGTCTGCTGGCTCAGGTTCTTCTGGATCAGACTCTTCTGGATCAGACTCTTCTGGATCAGACTCTTCGGGCTCGGGCTCTTCTGGTAAAGATGCTTCTGGCTCAGGTTCGTCTGACAAAGATGCTTCTGGATCGGATTCTCCCCCCTCTCACTAA
- a CDS encoding hypothetical protein (SECRETED:SignalP(1-18)~MEROPS:MER0000336), translated as MRLSTISVSLLAAGSATASLEKRAPLISRDESGIEGKYIVMMKPASNSIARLKSAAKAIDIKPDVVFDNLGGFAASLSARDVEDLRDNPNVAYIEQDSVARISAVQKQAPWGLARISSKKTGETRYSYDDSAGKGTCAYVLDTGIDTTHPDFEGRAEFIATYVDDIWEDDHGHGTHCAGTIGSKTYGVAKKTHLYGIKLFNSSGEGVASSIIAGMDLVLRDAPTRDCSKGVVVSMSFGEIPSKSINDAAKALVNAGFFAAVAAGNGDEKGRPVDASSNSPASEPSVCTIGATAKDDTVATFSNFGKVVDLYAPGVQVLSTWPGGITRSISGTSMATPHVAGVAAYFLGLGKSATGLCEYLQSIALKDVIKGVPQGTKNLLLQNGQAK; from the exons ATGCGTCTTTCGACTATCTCTGTCAGTCTTCTCGCGGCTGGGTCTGCCACGGCCAGTCTCGAGAAGCGTGCACCGCTTATTAGTCGAGATGAAAGTGGTATTGAGGGAAAGTACATTGTTATGATGAAGCCAGCCTCCAACAGTATTGCACGCCTCAAGTCCGCAGCAAAGGCTATTGATATCAAGCCTGATGTGGTTTTTGACAATTTGGGTGGATTTGCCGCCAGTCTGTCTGCCCGAGATGTGGAGGACTTGCGCGACAACCCCAAT GTCGCATACATTGAGCAAGACTCAGTTGCCAGAATATCGGCTGTTCAAAAACAGGCACCTTGGGGTCTTGCGCGAATCTCAAGCAAGAAGACCGGGGAGACAAGATACTCGTATGATGATTCGGCaggcaaaggaacctgcgccTATGTGCTTGATACAGGGATTGACACAACGCATCCT GACTTTGAGGGTCGTGCTGAGTTCATTGCCACGTACGTTGACGACATCTGGGAGGATGATCATGGCCATGGCACTCACTGCGCCGGTACAATCGGATCCAAGACTTATGGAGTCGCAAAGAAGACACATCTTTACGGAATCAAACTCTTCAACTCTTCTGGAGAAGGAGTAGC ATCTTCTATCATTGCTGGCATGGACTTGGTCTTGCGTGATGCCCCCACGAGAGACTGTTCCAAGGGTGTTGTCGTAAGCATGTCATTCGGAGAGATCCCTTCCAAAAGTATCAATGATGCAGCCAAAGCCCTTGTCAACGCTGGCTTTTTTGCCGCTGTGGCTGCTGGTAACGGCGACGAAAAGGGAAGGCCAGTCGATGCGTCAAGTAACTCACCTGCCTCGGAGCCCAGCGTCTGCACCATTGGCGCGACAGCAAAGGATGACACTGTCGCTACGTTCTCCAACTTTGGCAAGGTTGTTGATCTTTATGCTCCTGGTGTTCAGGTTCTTAGCACATGGCCGGGAGGTATTACCCGTTCTATTTCGGGCACATCTATGGCTACACCTCATGTTGCTGGTGTTGCAGCCTACTTCCTCGGTCTTGGAAAGTCTGCCACTGGTCTTTGCGAGTACCTTCAGAGTATCGCTCTGAAGGATGTTATTAAGGGTGTTCCTCAAGGGACTAAGAACCTTTTGCTCCAGAACGGTCAGGCAAAATAA
- a CDS encoding hypothetical protein (TransMembrane:12 (i116-133o159-180i192-210o216-237i249-272o278-301i376-395o407-429i436-457o463-484i505-524o536-555i)) produces MADKDISPSRSYDDKNASFPPEKGGAEILEHAGQGRRGSKAVNIVENPLQGKTKEQTIADARTFAESNGMSEHADMFGRAALIARDPENFESVDLLDDEREALIYERDHKWHGSKMLWYSIGLCAVGAATQGWDQTGANGANLSFPKEFGIDGTGRDEWIVGIINSIIFLTAGLIGAFIVDPLNHYFGRRGEIFITAACLTATPIASGFSRNWQELFAIRFIMGIGIGAKNATVPIYSAEMAPARIRGALVMFWQLWVVIGIFLGFCANVIVKDIGDIAWRLELGSAFIPAFLLMIGIYFCPESPRWLMKHGRISEGFVSMSKLRAHPIIGARDYYYSYVIYHEELRENAGAGYFQRLWDCFAVPRIRRANYGASTVMLAQQMCGINIISFYSSTIFREADFSHDQALYASLGYGAIQVVFTIPTLFLIDTKGRRFLTLATFPFMCIFLLAAGLALLNNTDNQAAKIAPVALFVYLFTIAYCLGEGPVAFQYSAEVFPTIQREQGMAWAVCINNTFAGILGLTFPRMRTVMTPTGAFGFYAGLNLIAWGMIFCFVRETKQMTLEELDQVFSVPTSQFLSYETKVWLPYMFKKYILQKKIERPPPIIEKSEKILA; encoded by the exons ATGGCCGACAAAGACATTTCTCCCAGTCGTTCATACGATGACAAGAACGCAAGCTTCCCTCCCGAAAAGGGTGGTGCAGAAATTCTAGAGCACGCTGGTCAAGGCCGTCGTGGTTCTAAAGCTGTCAACATTGTTGAGAATCCTTTACAG GGTAAAACAAAAGAGCAAACTATTGCCGACGCACGCACCTTTGCAGAGAGCAATGGCATGTCCGAGCACGCCGACATGTTCGGCAGAGCCGCTCTCATTGCTCGCGATCCTGAAAACTTTGAATCAGTCGACCTTCTCGATGATGAGCGAGAGGCTCTTATCTACGAAAGAGACCACAAGTGGCATGGATCAAAGATGCTGTGGTACTCGATTGGTCTCTGCGCTGTCGGTGCTGCGACACAGGGATGGGATCAGACAGGTGCCAATGGTGCCAACCTCTCATTCCCCAAGGAATTTGGCATTGATGGTACAGGACGCGATGAGTGGATCGTTGGTATcatcaactccatcatcttcttgaCTGCTGGTTTGAT TGGTGCTTTCATTGTCGATCCCCTTAACCACTACTTCGGCCGACGTGGAGAGATCTTTATTACAGCTGCTTGCTTGACTGCTACTCCAATCGCATCTGGGTTTTCCAGAAACTGGCAAGAACTGTTTGCTATCCGTTTTATTATGGGAATTGGTATTGGTGCTAAGAATGCTACTGTGCCTATTTACTCTGCCGAGATGGCACCTGCTCGAATTCGAGGTGCCCTTGTCATGTTCTGGCAACTTTGGGTCGTTATTG GCATCTTCCTTGGTTTCTGCGCCAACGTTATTGTAAAAGACATCGGCGATATTGCTTGGCGACTGGAGCTTGGTTCAGCCTTCATTCCTGCCTTCCTCCTTATGATCGGCATCTACTTTTGCCCCGAGTCACCTCGTTGGCTTATGAAGCATGGTCGAATTTCTGAAGGATTCGTCTCCATGTCCAAGCTCCGTGCCCACCCCATCATCGGTGCCCGCGATTACTACTACTCGTACGTCATCTATCACGAGGAGCTCCGCGAGAACGCAGGTGCTGGATACTTTCAACGTCTCTGGGATTGTTTCGCCGTCCCTAGGATTCGAAGAGCCAACTACGGTGCCAGCACTGTCATGTTGGCCCAGCAAATGTGCGGTATCAATATCATCTCTTTCTACAGTTCCACCATCTTCCGAGAGGCCGACTTTAGTCATGACCAAGCGTTGTACGCCTCTCTGGGCTACGGTGCTATCCAGGTTGTCTTTACTATCCCAACTCTCTTCTTGATTGATACCAAGGGACGAAGATTCTTGACTTTGGCGACATTCCCCTTTATGTGTATATTCCTTCTGGCGGCTGGTCTTGCACTTCTCAACAACACTGATAACCAAGCTGCCAAGATCGCACCTGTCGCCCTTTTTGTGTATCTTTTTACTATTGCCTACTGTCTCGGAGAGGGGCCCGTGGCATTCCAGTACTCGGCCGAAGTCTTCCCTACCATCCAGCGAGAGCAGGGTATGGCCTGGGCTGTCtgcatcaacaacaccttTGCTGGAATTCTGGGACTGACGTTTCCTCGTATGAGGACTGTCATGACTCCTACTGGTGCCTTTGGATTCTATGCCGGACTAAACCTCATTGCTTGGGGTATGATCTTCTGCTTCGTTCGTGAGACTAAGCAAATGACCCTGGAGGAGTTGGACCAGGTCTTTTCAGTACCTACAAGCCAATTCCTCTCTTACGAGACCAAGGTTTGGCTTCCATACATGTTTAAGAAGTACATTCTTCAGAAGAAGATTGAGCGACCTCCCCCAATTATCGAGAAGAGCGAAAAGATTCTTGCATAA
- a CDS encoding hypothetical protein (SECRETED:SignalP(1-21)), which translates to MSRLLTFAAGLALAATQLTSSSLESHVDTLSLGSSFNPIKEAYWTGLPHHRRTPFAVSPDGKTAFLAYLDASGTGVHIQGVDPKTFAAVGTPVTIKDGKEAGGLVAHNDGFALLTNEVVSGEAKDPLPVIYKYTNGKQAFRTLLGGSGFSGDALASPDINGDLVFSEKAGYYAAYIVVTSYSGSASGHFGDAIRYITPTGKVEEIQGASSSWGCSHNTGIAFEAADEPPFASVCAEDQGAIWLNTETQGMSNNGVKVSNEHVINGASNEPMGGMSGSYSSLARFVGSDSYIFSWTSRGAINLSANEWMGDGYTHVEQRTTNRNVAIALMSDKKTLVGKQASSEVGAKDGDSQVNWITDGANDCSNVHAATFDSSTALVTWEEISNPVCENEAMGCSGKYAGTKFQAVDSKGKKVGQAITSDDVFVSGDMVTMADGRICWPYVNMAWKLDGPTQAADVKKMSFACISNGNGSGSGSSSASASAAPVSTAAPAPASDSASGSTPSSVPTSGSRPGFGSGSGSRIVPGSRFGSRFGSRFSSTSSSAPTATTAADSGSATGFSAKSFKRRF; encoded by the coding sequence ATGTCACGCCTTCTTACTTTCGCCGCTGGCCTGGCGCTAGCAGCTACCCAACTCACTTCCTCTTCCCTCGAGAGCCATGTAGATACCCTCTCGCTGGGAAGCTCTTTCAACCCGATCAAGGAAGCTTACTGGACTGGCCTCCCTCACCATCGGCGAACTCCCTTTGCTGTCTCCCCCGATGGCAAAACTGCTTTCTTGGCCTACCTTGACGCCAGCGGCACCGGTGTTCACATTCAGGGTGTGGATCCCAAGACCTTCGCCGCTGTCGGTACTCCTGTAACCATCAAGGACGGCAAGGAAGCCGGTGGTCTCGTTGCCCATAACGATGGTTTCGCCCTCCTTACCAACGAGGTCGTCTCCGGCGAAGCTAAGGACCCTCTGCCCGTTATATACAAGTATACCAACGGCAAGCAAGCTTTCCGAACCCTCCTCGGTGGATCTGGTTTCTCAGGTGATGCTCTTGCCTCTCCTGACATCAATGGTGACCTTGTCTTTTCCGAAAAGGCTGGATACTATGCCGCCTACATTGTCGTCACCTCTTACAGCGGTTCCGCCTCTGGCCACTTCGGTGATGCTATTCGCTACATTACCCCTACTGGCAAAGTTGAGGAGATCCAGGgcgcttcttcctcttgggGCTGCTCTCATAACACCGGTATTGCCTTTGAAGCCGCTGACGAGCCTCCCTTTGCCTCCGTTTGCGCCGAGGATCAGGGTGCCATCTGGCTGAACACTGAGACTCAGGGCATGAGCAACAATGGTGTCAAAGTCTCCAACGAGCATGTCATCAACGGTGCTAGCAATGAACCCATGGGTGGAATGAGTGGTTCTTACAGCTCTCTTGCTCGTTTTGTCGGCTCTGACTCTTACATCTTTTCTTGGACATCTCGTGGTGCCATTAACCTCAGTGCCAATGAATGGATGGGTGATGGCTACACTCATGTAGAGCAGCGCACCACAAACCGTAACGTTGCCATTGCTCTCATGTCTGATAAGAAGACTCTGGTTGGTAAGCAGGCTAGCTCTGAAGTCGGTGCTAAGGACGGTGACAGCCAGGTCAACTGGATCACCGACGGTGCTAACGACTGCTCCAATGTTCATGCTGCTACTTTTGATTCTTCTACTGCTCTTGTTACCTGGGAGGAGATCTCCAACCCTGTCTGTGAGAACGAGGCTATGGGATGCAGTGGTAAGTATGCTGGTACCAAGTTCCAAGCTGTTGACAGCAAGGGAAAGAAGGTTGGTCAGGCTATTACTTCTGATGACGTCTTTGTTTCTGGTGATATGGTCACCATGGCTGATGGTAGAATTTGCTGGCCCTATGTCAACATGGCATGGAAGCTGGATGGTCCTACCCAAGCTGCAGATGTTAAGAAAATGTCTTTCGCTTGTATTTCGAATGGTAAcggttctggctctggctccaGCTCTGCGTCTGCTTCTGCTGCCCCTGTTTCTACCGCcgctcctgctcctgcttcTGATTCTGCTTCTGGCTCTACCCCTAGCTCTGTCCCAACCTCTGGCTCCAGACCCGGCtttggctctggctctggctctcGTATTGTCCCCGGCTCTCGCTTCGGCTCCCGGTTTGGTTCTCGTTTTAGCTCTACCTCTAGCTCTGCCCCTACCGCGACCACGGCCGCTGACTCAGGCTCTGCCACTGGCTTCTCAGCGAAATCCTTTAAGAGACGATTTTAA
- a CDS encoding hypothetical protein (SECRETED:SignalP(1-19)~CAZy:AA9): MKTATLFAATMALMQSASAHYIFQQLSVGSTKYPVFQYIRQNSNYNSPVTELDSNDLRCNVGASGANTQTVAVKAGDSITFTLDTAVYHQGPISVYMSKAPGSASSYDGSGTWFKIKDWGPSFNGGSSSWPMNLSYTFNLPVCIPNGEYLLRISSMGIHNPWPAGLPQFYTSCAQINLNGGGSTVPGSQVKIPGAFKETDPGYTANIYSNFNSYTIPGPAVFSCNGAGGGDDSGTPPVTTLQTSTKTTAQTQPTQPGNCASLWGQCGGQGFSGAKCCATGTCKSVNDFYSQCVQ, encoded by the exons ATGAAGACTGCCACTTTGTTTGCGGCCACCATGGCCTTGATGCAGAGCGCATCCGCCCATTATATCTTCCAGCAGTTGTCAGTTGGCTCAACCAAGTATCCTGTGTTCCAGTACATCCGACAGAACTCCAACTACAACTCTCCTGTAACGG AGTTGGACTCGAACGACCTGCGCTGCAATGTCGGTGCATCAGGAGCCAACACCCAAACAGTTGCCGTAAAGGCTGGTGACTCCATCACCTTCACCCTCGACACCGCGGTCTATCATCAGGGACCCATTTCGGTATACATGTCCAAAGCACCTGGATCTGCTTCGTCGTACGATGGAAGCGGTACTTggttcaagatcaaggactGGG GCCCAAGTTTCAACGGTGGATCTTCAAGCTGGCCCATGAATC TCAGCTACACTTTCAATCTTCCCGTGTGCATCCCTAACGGCGAGTACCTCTTGAGGATCTCGAGTATGGGAATCCACAACCCATGGCCAGCTGGCCTTCCTCAG TTTTACACTAGCTGTGCTCAGATCAACCTCAATGGCGGCGGTAGCACTGTTCCAGGTTCGCAAGTCAAGATCCCTGGTGCTTTCAAAGAGACAGACCCTGGATATACCGCCAAC ATCTACTCCAACTTCAACAGCTACACCATCCCAGGCCCTGCAGTG TTCTCTTGCAACGGTGCTGGTGGAGGTGACGACAGTGGTACCCCTCCTGTTACCACTCTCCAGACATCTACGAAGACGACCGCCCAAACACAGCCCACCCAGCCTGGTAAC TGTGCTTCTCTTTGGGGCCAATGTGGCGGACAAGGCTTCTCAGGCGCCAAGTGCTGTGCTACTGGAACTTGCAAATCGGTGAACGACTTTTATTCTCAATGTGTTCAGTAA